One part of the Amphiura filiformis chromosome 5, Afil_fr2py, whole genome shotgun sequence genome encodes these proteins:
- the LOC140153211 gene encoding mediator of RNA polymerase II transcription subunit 6-like isoform X1 — MASTGNNHNSPPEQSQKQENPLHMSWHDSAGIPHLNQHNVMEYFAERSNPFYDRTCNNEMVKMQRLDPEQMKSMTGLEYRLLHVQEPILYVVRKLHRHSPTQETPIADYYIIAGVVYQAPDLCSVLNARMLTAVHNIQSAFDESISYSRYHPSKGYWWEFKDKDQEKTDKKAGKKEKKEPSSIFQRQRVDVLLGELARKFPPKVMQPKPGEKPVPVESVDGASTNGTMLGGSSNGTMVGGPSNGTMPGGGATVKEEKDVKEEGQSQGNSGAIFSSAYANSMKPPMAKKRKVMK, encoded by the exons ATGGCCTCCACAGGAAATAATCATAATAGTCCACCCGAACAAAGCCAAAAGCAAG AAAACCCCCTGCACATGTCATGGCATGACAGTGCAGGGATACCTCATCTGAATCAACACAATGTCATGGAATACTTTGCGGAGAGGAGCAACCCTTTCTACGACCGCACCTGTAACAATGAGATGGTCAAGATGCAGCGCTTGGATCCAGAACAAATGAA GTCCATGACAGGATTAGAATATCGTCTGTTGCACGTCCAGGAACCCATCTTATATGTTGTCCGGAAGTTACATCGTCACAGCCCAACGCAAGAAACACCAATAGCAGACTATTATATTATAGCAGGCGTAGTATATCAAGCACCAGATCTATGCTCTGTCTTAAATGCTAGAATG TTAACAGCTGTGCATAATATTCAGTCAGCATTTGATGAATCCATATCATATTCAAGGTATCATCCCAGTAAAGGCTACTGGTGGGAATTCAAAGACAAAGACCAAGAAAAAACAG ATAAGAAAGCGggtaaaaaggaaaagaaagaaccTAGTTCTATATTCCAGAGACAGAGAGTGGATGTACTGCTGGGTGAACTAGCAAGAAAATTTCCTCCTAAGGTTATGCAG CCTAAACCAGGTGAGAAACCCGTTCCGGTTGAATCAGTGGACGGCGCATCTACTAATGGGACAATGCTTGGAGGGTCATCTAATGGCACGATGGTCGGAGGGCCATCTAATGGGACAATGCCTGGTGGTGGAGCCACCGTGAAGGAAGAAAAAGATGTGAAAGAAGAAGGACAATCGCAAGGCAATAGTGGTGCAATATTTTCCAGTGCTTATGCAAACAGCATGAAGCCGCCAATGGCGAAGAAGCGTAAAGTGATGAAATGA
- the LOC140153211 gene encoding mediator of RNA polymerase II transcription subunit 6-like isoform X2, with the protein MSWHDSAGIPHLNQHNVMEYFAERSNPFYDRTCNNEMVKMQRLDPEQMKSMTGLEYRLLHVQEPILYVVRKLHRHSPTQETPIADYYIIAGVVYQAPDLCSVLNARMLTAVHNIQSAFDESISYSRYHPSKGYWWEFKDKDQEKTDKKAGKKEKKEPSSIFQRQRVDVLLGELARKFPPKVMQPKPGEKPVPVESVDGASTNGTMLGGSSNGTMVGGPSNGTMPGGGATVKEEKDVKEEGQSQGNSGAIFSSAYANSMKPPMAKKRKVMK; encoded by the exons ATGTCATGGCATGACAGTGCAGGGATACCTCATCTGAATCAACACAATGTCATGGAATACTTTGCGGAGAGGAGCAACCCTTTCTACGACCGCACCTGTAACAATGAGATGGTCAAGATGCAGCGCTTGGATCCAGAACAAATGAA GTCCATGACAGGATTAGAATATCGTCTGTTGCACGTCCAGGAACCCATCTTATATGTTGTCCGGAAGTTACATCGTCACAGCCCAACGCAAGAAACACCAATAGCAGACTATTATATTATAGCAGGCGTAGTATATCAAGCACCAGATCTATGCTCTGTCTTAAATGCTAGAATG TTAACAGCTGTGCATAATATTCAGTCAGCATTTGATGAATCCATATCATATTCAAGGTATCATCCCAGTAAAGGCTACTGGTGGGAATTCAAAGACAAAGACCAAGAAAAAACAG ATAAGAAAGCGggtaaaaaggaaaagaaagaaccTAGTTCTATATTCCAGAGACAGAGAGTGGATGTACTGCTGGGTGAACTAGCAAGAAAATTTCCTCCTAAGGTTATGCAG CCTAAACCAGGTGAGAAACCCGTTCCGGTTGAATCAGTGGACGGCGCATCTACTAATGGGACAATGCTTGGAGGGTCATCTAATGGCACGATGGTCGGAGGGCCATCTAATGGGACAATGCCTGGTGGTGGAGCCACCGTGAAGGAAGAAAAAGATGTGAAAGAAGAAGGACAATCGCAAGGCAATAGTGGTGCAATATTTTCCAGTGCTTATGCAAACAGCATGAAGCCGCCAATGGCGAAGAAGCGTAAAGTGATGAAATGA